One part of the Chryseobacterium sp. 7 genome encodes these proteins:
- a CDS encoding enoyl-CoA hydratase/isomerase family protein: protein MSLVLTEIKNKVGIITLNSEKTLNSLSLEMIEELKTVLENWKTSDEIACLFIQGAGEKALCAGGDVRKLHNAIIEQQSIDGTQIPQPCFDFFLKEYQVDYAIHTYPKPIIVWGHGIVMGGGIGIMVGASHRIVTERSKLAMPEITIGLYPDVGGTWFLNKMPSAYGIYLGLTGARLEGADCKFLGLADYYVSSSSKEKLLDDLNQAQWNGNNHQTVSVILENISKETDTPESQAQIHHSFIKKFEGMDSLEAFKEILLQYPDKDEWINTGIKSFEAGSPSSAHIIFRQLKEGENLSLEEVFQSELNLSCQCCIHPDFAEGVRALLVDKDLSPKWHPATFSDITKEWVDSYFAPLWPHEEHPLKNLGKKD, encoded by the coding sequence ATGAGTTTAGTACTAACAGAAATAAAAAATAAAGTCGGGATCATCACCCTGAATTCCGAAAAAACACTCAATTCGCTTTCATTAGAAATGATTGAAGAACTGAAAACTGTTTTGGAAAACTGGAAAACATCCGATGAAATAGCCTGTCTGTTTATTCAGGGAGCAGGTGAAAAAGCCCTTTGTGCCGGAGGAGATGTAAGAAAACTTCACAATGCTATTATTGAACAGCAAAGCATTGATGGGACACAAATACCTCAGCCGTGTTTCGATTTCTTTTTAAAGGAATATCAGGTAGATTATGCTATTCACACGTATCCGAAACCCATTATTGTCTGGGGACATGGAATTGTGATGGGTGGCGGCATCGGAATTATGGTTGGGGCATCCCATCGTATTGTTACAGAAAGAAGTAAACTCGCAATGCCTGAAATTACCATCGGTTTATATCCTGACGTTGGCGGTACGTGGTTTTTAAATAAAATGCCTTCCGCTTATGGAATTTATCTAGGATTAACGGGTGCCAGATTAGAAGGAGCCGACTGTAAATTCTTAGGATTGGCAGATTATTACGTTTCTTCCAGTTCAAAAGAAAAACTCCTGGATGATCTTAACCAGGCTCAGTGGAATGGAAATAACCATCAAACAGTTTCCGTAATCCTGGAAAATATCTCCAAAGAAACAGATACTCCCGAATCACAGGCACAAATCCATCATTCATTTATTAAAAAGTTTGAAGGAATGGATTCTTTGGAAGCATTTAAAGAAATTTTACTGCAATATCCTGATAAAGATGAATGGATCAATACAGGAATAAAAAGCTTTGAAGCAGGCTCGCCAAGCTCAGCACACATCATCTTCAGGCAATTGAAAGAAGGTGAAAATTTAAGTCTGGAAGAAGTCTTTCAATCAGAATTAAACTTATCCTGCCAATGCTGTATTCATCCAGATTTTGCAGAAGGGGTAAGAGCTTTACTAGTAGATAAAGATTTGTCTCCAAAATGGCATCCTGCTACATTCAGTGATATAACTAAAGAATGGGTAGACAGCTATTTTGCTCCGCTTTGGCCTCATGAAGAACATCCATTAAAAAACTTAGGAAAAAAAGATTAA
- the moaA gene encoding GTP 3',8-cyclase MoaA, with the protein MLTDQFGRRINYLRLAVVDRCNLRCTYCMPEKGLSWIKQDELMTDEEMLRICSVFTDMGVDKIRITGGEPFVRKNSIELIRKISQLHGLSDLSITTNGLLTDQYIPQLKKYGIRSVNLSLDTLDSDRFFKITRRNSFDKVMKTFDRLLQHNIKVKINTVVMEGQNIEDIIPLVTLTKDLPVDVRFIEEMPFNGSDTNVSLKWNFTQIYHHIKEHFHEIQKTEDPQGSTSYNYKIPGFMGGIGIIAAYTRSFCGDCNRIRITPSGILRTCLYEGGGINLKDEIRAGKTDIELKNIIISAIHKKPKDGWEAEKLSLNSSQIHQSMATIGG; encoded by the coding sequence ATGTTGACAGATCAATTTGGAAGGCGCATTAATTATCTCAGGCTTGCTGTTGTAGACCGGTGTAATCTCCGCTGTACCTATTGTATGCCGGAAAAAGGTCTTAGCTGGATCAAACAAGATGAACTGATGACCGATGAGGAAATGCTCAGAATCTGTTCTGTATTTACAGATATGGGAGTGGATAAAATCAGGATTACAGGAGGCGAGCCTTTCGTGAGAAAAAACAGCATTGAGCTTATTCGGAAAATATCACAATTACATGGTTTGAGTGATCTCAGTATTACAACCAACGGTCTTCTTACTGATCAGTATATTCCGCAATTAAAAAAATATGGAATACGCTCTGTCAATCTAAGTCTAGATACACTTGACAGCGACCGTTTTTTCAAAATTACACGGAGAAATAGTTTTGATAAAGTGATGAAGACATTTGATCGCTTATTGCAGCACAATATCAAAGTAAAAATCAATACCGTAGTGATGGAGGGGCAGAATATTGAAGATATTATTCCACTGGTAACACTTACAAAAGATCTTCCTGTAGATGTCCGATTTATTGAAGAAATGCCTTTTAACGGCAGCGATACGAATGTTTCTCTAAAATGGAATTTCACCCAGATTTATCATCACATCAAAGAACACTTCCACGAAATTCAAAAGACAGAAGATCCTCAAGGTTCAACTTCATACAATTATAAGATTCCAGGTTTTATGGGTGGTATCGGAATCATTGCAGCGTATACACGCTCATTTTGTGGAGACTGCAACAGAATAAGAATCACACCATCCGGAATCCTCAGAACCTGCTTATACGAGGGCGGCGGAATCAATCTGAAAGATGAAATACGGGCTGGAAAAACAGATATTGAACTGAAGAACATCATTATCAGCGCCATACATAAAAAGCCAAAAGACGGATGGGAAGCTGAAAAATTGAGTCTGAACTCTTCGCAGATTCATCAGTCAATGGCAACAATAGGAGGTTAA
- a CDS encoding 5'-nucleotidase, lipoprotein e(P4) family encodes MKNFNLIIAGCFLVSVISCTTAAPVAKTSTEETPYQNLGRDGKIYAAFYQQRAAEYEALCLQAYNIATLRLDQALAQKSDKPLAIVSDIDETFLDNSYYAVERSKMGKNYDQKTWEEWTAKGIATPLTGSQKFYQYAASKGIQVFYVTNRVEQEREGTLKNLKKYNFPVQSDTNLILRSKESSKETRRKDIAKNYNIVLLLGDNLADFSDLFDKKSETERSSAVKNSADDFGKKFIIIPNVSYGDWESSFYNYKYDYTDQQRNSMMYDAVKSNP; translated from the coding sequence ATGAAAAATTTTAATCTCATTATTGCAGGCTGTTTCCTTGTTTCGGTTATATCGTGTACAACGGCAGCTCCGGTTGCAAAGACTTCCACGGAAGAAACTCCTTATCAAAACCTTGGACGTGACGGAAAAATATATGCTGCATTTTATCAGCAAAGAGCAGCAGAATATGAAGCATTGTGCCTTCAGGCGTACAATATTGCAACACTCCGTCTGGATCAGGCTTTAGCGCAGAAATCAGACAAACCTTTAGCCATCGTTTCCGATATTGATGAAACCTTTTTAGACAATTCTTATTACGCTGTGGAACGCTCAAAAATGGGGAAGAATTACGATCAGAAAACATGGGAAGAATGGACGGCAAAAGGAATCGCTACTCCACTTACAGGTTCTCAGAAGTTTTATCAGTATGCTGCAAGCAAAGGGATTCAGGTTTTCTATGTGACCAACCGTGTTGAGCAGGAACGTGAAGGAACTCTGAAGAATTTAAAGAAATACAATTTCCCTGTTCAAAGTGATACCAACCTTATTTTAAGATCAAAAGAAAGCAGTAAGGAAACCCGCAGAAAAGACATTGCTAAAAATTATAATATCGTTTTGCTTCTGGGCGATAATCTTGCCGATTTCTCTGATCTGTTTGACAAAAAATCTGAAACAGAACGTTCTTCAGCCGTAAAAAATTCCGCAGATGACTTTGGAAAGAAATTCATTATCATCCCGAATGTGAGTTACGGAGACTGGGAATCCTCATTTTATAACTACAAATATGATTATACAGATCAGCAGAGAAACTCAATGATGTATGATGCTGTGAAATCTAATCCATAA
- a CDS encoding NTP transferase domain-containing protein: MISKETDFPKLNGLVLAGGKSVRMGNPKDKINWHGKEQRYFAADLLTPFCDEVFISCRQDQLGNFNPEYNALTDTFLNMGPFGGILSALRSQRDKAWLVVACDLPLLDKNSLEFLIQSRDPEKAATTYESPFDGLPEPLITIWEPKSYPLLLNFLGIGNTCPRKVLINSDTLILKPANPDSLMNVNTPEDMAKAQKILRK, encoded by the coding sequence ATGATTTCAAAAGAGACTGATTTCCCGAAACTCAACGGGCTGGTACTGGCAGGCGGAAAAAGCGTGCGAATGGGAAACCCTAAAGATAAAATCAACTGGCACGGAAAAGAACAGAGATACTTCGCGGCGGATCTTCTGACTCCTTTTTGTGATGAAGTTTTTATTTCCTGCAGACAGGATCAGCTGGGCAACTTCAATCCGGAATACAATGCCCTTACCGATACTTTTCTAAATATGGGGCCGTTTGGCGGAATTCTTTCTGCATTGCGTTCTCAGAGAGATAAAGCATGGCTGGTAGTAGCGTGTGACCTTCCTTTACTGGATAAAAATTCATTAGAATTTCTGATACAATCCAGAGACCCGGAAAAAGCAGCAACCACATATGAAAGCCCATTTGATGGTTTGCCAGAACCACTCATCACCATTTGGGAACCCAAAAGCTATCCTTTGCTCCTCAATTTTTTAGGAATAGGAAATACATGTCCAAGAAAAGTCCTGATCAATAGTGATACATTGATTCTGAAACCCGCCAACCCAGATTCTTTGATGAATGTAAATACTCCTGAAGACATGGCAAAAGCTCAGAAAATT
- a CDS encoding acyl-CoA dehydrogenase family protein, whose translation MEFNLNQDQLAFQDAARRFADKELAPYASEWDSQKIFPREAIAKAGELGFCGVYTSEDAGGLGLSRLDASIIFEELAAACPSTTAYITIHNMVSWMIDEFGNDEIRKQLCPDLSSGILLGSYCLTEPGSGSDAAALKTTAIKNGNKYIINGTKAFISGAGESDILIVIVHTGDSGPKGISAFVVPANSKGISFGEKEKKLGWNTQPTRFVFFDQVEVDEKYLLGELGQGFKIALKGLDGGRINIGTCSVGAAQGAINQARKYMHERRQFGKSLAQFQSLQFKIADMATELVAARQMVHLAAFKLDSKDTNATTYCAMAKRLATDMCFNICNEALQILGGYGCTQDFPVERLMRDARVHQIVEGTNEIMKLVISRKILEEGAMIQIR comes from the coding sequence ATGGAATTCAACCTAAATCAAGATCAACTGGCGTTTCAGGATGCCGCAAGAAGATTTGCCGATAAAGAACTGGCACCTTATGCTTCGGAATGGGATTCCCAGAAGATATTTCCGAGGGAAGCCATCGCAAAAGCCGGAGAACTGGGTTTCTGCGGTGTTTATACCAGCGAAGATGCCGGAGGTCTGGGATTATCGCGATTAGATGCCAGCATTATATTTGAAGAACTCGCTGCAGCCTGTCCTTCCACTACCGCCTACATTACCATACACAATATGGTTTCATGGATGATTGATGAATTTGGGAATGATGAAATCAGAAAACAATTATGTCCGGATTTGTCATCAGGAATATTATTAGGATCCTATTGTCTTACTGAGCCGGGCTCCGGTTCAGATGCAGCAGCTTTAAAAACAACGGCAATAAAAAATGGGAACAAATACATCATTAACGGGACAAAAGCATTCATCTCCGGGGCAGGCGAAAGTGATATACTCATTGTAATAGTCCATACAGGAGATTCCGGTCCCAAAGGAATCAGTGCTTTTGTCGTTCCAGCCAATTCTAAAGGAATCAGTTTCGGAGAAAAAGAGAAAAAATTAGGTTGGAATACCCAGCCGACACGCTTTGTCTTCTTTGATCAGGTAGAAGTAGATGAAAAATACCTCTTGGGAGAATTGGGACAAGGCTTTAAAATAGCATTGAAAGGTCTGGATGGTGGCCGCATCAATATCGGAACGTGTTCTGTAGGAGCGGCACAGGGAGCTATTAATCAAGCTAGAAAGTATATGCATGAAAGAAGGCAGTTCGGCAAATCACTGGCACAGTTTCAGTCGCTGCAGTTTAAAATCGCTGATATGGCGACAGAACTTGTAGCAGCCCGCCAGATGGTTCATTTAGCTGCTTTCAAATTAGATTCTAAAGACACAAATGCTACTACTTACTGTGCTATGGCAAAACGCCTGGCTACCGATATGTGCTTCAATATTTGTAATGAAGCATTACAGATATTAGGCGGATATGGATGTACACAGGATTTTCCGGTGGAACGCCTTATGCGTGATGCCAGAGTACATCAGATAGTAGAAGGAACCAACGAAATTATGAAACTGGTGATCTCCAGAAAAATTTTAGAAGAAGGAGCCATGATACAAATCCGTTAA
- the mmsB gene encoding 3-hydroxyisobutyrate dehydrogenase, whose translation MSNIAFIGLGNMGGPMAINLIKKGHNVTGFDLSQSALQILVSAGGQISDSAVAAAKNADIIISMLPSGKHVAELYSEEFISQLKHDTLIIDSSTIDAVTARSVAELAATKGCKMIDAPVSGGTAGAQAGTLTFIVGGKTKDYEKARPILKCMGQNIFHAGDSGAGQVAKICNNMLLAIHMIGTSEAINLGVRHGLEPKILSEIMQKSSGRNWSLEVYNPYPGVMENAPSSREYSGGFAVDLMTKDLGLAAEAGLETRTSTPLGNAALNLYRIWSEAGNGTSDFSSIIQFLNKHQ comes from the coding sequence ATGTCAAATATCGCATTTATAGGATTAGGAAATATGGGTGGTCCCATGGCCATCAACCTTATAAAGAAAGGTCATAACGTTACCGGATTTGATCTTTCACAATCAGCTTTGCAAATATTAGTTTCAGCAGGCGGACAGATCTCTGATTCAGCTGTAGCAGCGGCGAAAAACGCGGATATTATTATTTCAATGCTTCCGTCTGGCAAACACGTTGCTGAGCTCTATTCCGAAGAATTCATCAGTCAGCTGAAACATGATACACTGATCATTGACAGCAGTACTATTGATGCAGTCACTGCCCGCTCTGTTGCTGAACTGGCTGCTACAAAGGGATGCAAAATGATCGATGCACCTGTTTCCGGTGGTACTGCAGGAGCACAGGCAGGAACATTAACCTTTATTGTTGGCGGTAAAACCAAAGACTATGAAAAGGCCAGACCGATACTAAAATGCATGGGACAGAATATCTTCCATGCCGGGGATTCCGGGGCTGGACAGGTAGCAAAAATCTGTAATAATATGCTGCTGGCTATACACATGATTGGAACCTCTGAAGCCATTAATTTAGGAGTCCGTCACGGATTAGAACCTAAAATATTAAGTGAAATTATGCAGAAAAGTTCCGGGAGAAACTGGTCGCTGGAAGTTTACAATCCGTATCCAGGAGTGATGGAAAATGCTCCGTCTTCAAGAGAATACTCAGGAGGATTCGCGGTGGATCTGATGACAAAAGATTTAGGATTGGCAGCGGAAGCCGGACTGGAAACCAGAACCTCTACCCCATTGGGAAATGCAGCCTTAAACCTTTACAGAATCTGGAGTGAAGCCGGAAATGGCACAAGTGATTTTTCAAGCATCATTCAATTTTTAAACAAACATCAGTAA
- the mmsA gene encoding CoA-acylating methylmalonate-semialdehyde dehydrogenase encodes MSQKVKILINGDFIESKATQHLPVENPATQEILAEVPLTELSEIDQAIESAKEAFKIWKEVATPERARFFLKYQQLLKENQKEIAKILSQENGKTFPDAMGDVWRGIEVVEHACNIPTLMMGETVENVARGVDTYSYIQPLGVCAGITPFNFPAMIPLWMFPIAIACGNTFILKPSEQTPMTSMKMAELFLEAGFPKGVLNIVHGSKDQVNHILNHLEIKAISFVGSVPVAEHVYRTGTDNLKRVQAFGGAKNHMVVMPDANKEQVINNLVGASCGAAGQRCMAISVAVLVGEAQNWVDDIKKL; translated from the coding sequence ATGTCACAAAAAGTAAAAATATTAATCAACGGAGATTTTATAGAAAGTAAAGCTACACAGCATCTTCCTGTAGAAAATCCAGCTACCCAGGAAATTCTTGCAGAAGTCCCTTTAACGGAATTATCTGAAATAGATCAGGCTATAGAATCCGCTAAAGAAGCTTTCAAAATATGGAAAGAAGTCGCTACCCCGGAAAGAGCCAGATTCTTTCTAAAATACCAGCAGCTTTTAAAAGAAAATCAAAAAGAAATTGCCAAAATTCTTTCCCAAGAAAACGGAAAAACATTCCCTGATGCCATGGGAGATGTATGGCGTGGAATTGAAGTGGTAGAACATGCCTGCAACATTCCGACACTTATGATGGGAGAAACGGTAGAAAATGTAGCAAGAGGTGTTGATACCTACAGCTATATTCAGCCCCTTGGCGTCTGTGCAGGGATTACCCCTTTCAACTTTCCTGCAATGATTCCTTTATGGATGTTTCCAATAGCGATTGCCTGTGGAAATACCTTCATTTTAAAACCTTCAGAGCAAACACCTATGACTTCTATGAAAATGGCTGAGTTATTTCTGGAAGCAGGTTTTCCTAAAGGAGTTCTGAATATTGTTCACGGTTCCAAAGACCAGGTCAATCATATTCTGAATCATCTGGAAATCAAAGCAATTTCATTTGTAGGCTCAGTTCCTGTAGCGGAACATGTTTATCGTACAGGAACCGATAATCTGAAAAGAGTTCAGGCTTTTGGCGGCGCAAAAAACCACATGGTAGTAATGCCGGACGCCAATAAAGAACAGGTGATAAACAATCTCGTAGGAGCTTCCTGCGGAGCAGCCGGACAGCGTTGTATGGCCATCAGTGTAGCCGTTTTGGTGGGTGAAGCTCAAAATTGGGTGGATGATATCAAAAAGCTTTAA
- a CDS encoding aldehyde dehydrogenase family protein, with protein MKPGVWSDDSAAFGPLINKQSKDKVVRLIKSAYDQGAEVLLDGSNCKVEGYENGYFVGATLFNNVSTDMNIYKDEIFGPALLLMKAETLDEAVKIINANPYGNGTSIFTNSGAAARKFQHEIEVGQIGVNLPIPVPLPFFSFTGWRKSFFGDLHSYGKQGVRFYTETKTITARWFEEDIPVGDLNMTISLK; from the coding sequence ATTAAACCTGGAGTTTGGTCTGATGATTCTGCTGCCTTTGGTCCTCTCATCAACAAACAATCAAAAGATAAGGTTGTAAGGTTAATTAAAAGTGCTTACGACCAGGGAGCCGAAGTATTGCTGGATGGCAGCAACTGTAAAGTGGAAGGCTATGAAAACGGATACTTTGTAGGAGCAACGTTATTCAATAATGTATCTACGGATATGAATATTTACAAAGATGAAATTTTCGGGCCAGCCCTATTACTTATGAAAGCAGAAACACTGGATGAAGCTGTTAAAATAATCAATGCTAATCCTTATGGAAACGGAACTTCAATCTTTACCAACTCAGGAGCAGCAGCAAGAAAATTCCAGCATGAAATTGAAGTGGGACAAATTGGAGTAAACCTTCCGATTCCTGTTCCATTACCGTTTTTCTCTTTTACAGGATGGAGAAAATCATTCTTTGGCGACCTGCATTCTTACGGAAAACAAGGTGTTCGTTTTTACACGGAAACCAAAACGATTACAGCCCGTTGGTTTGAAGAAGACATTCCTGTAGGCGATCTGAATATGACCATCAGTTTAAAATAA
- a CDS encoding enoyl-CoA hydratase/isomerase family protein — MNFETLLYQQEGHVGTLTINRPQALNALNETVLNELKSFADQIQSNKDIRVLIITGSGEKAFVAGADIKSMQGMTPKQATEFSLMAQTAFNSIEAFPFPVIAAVNGFALGGGCELALACDIILASEKAKFGLPEVTLGLLPCFGGTQRLPRAIGLYKAREMIFSGEFYSAEACKELGFVNRVIAPEELLNEAHKLAQIIASRGPVAVAKAKQSLNTGTELHITDGLRQEAVLFGELFDTKDHNEGISAFVEKRNPDFKGE, encoded by the coding sequence ATGAATTTTGAAACATTACTATACCAGCAGGAAGGACATGTCGGAACCTTAACCATCAACCGCCCGCAGGCTTTAAATGCTTTAAATGAAACGGTTTTAAATGAATTGAAATCATTCGCAGATCAAATCCAATCCAATAAAGATATCCGGGTTTTAATCATTACCGGATCCGGGGAAAAAGCTTTTGTTGCTGGTGCCGACATTAAATCCATGCAAGGTATGACTCCAAAACAAGCTACAGAATTTTCGTTGATGGCTCAAACCGCTTTCAATTCTATTGAAGCATTCCCCTTCCCCGTGATAGCAGCAGTTAACGGTTTTGCATTAGGCGGAGGATGCGAGCTCGCTTTGGCCTGTGACATCATCTTAGCCAGTGAAAAAGCAAAATTCGGATTACCGGAAGTTACCCTTGGATTATTGCCTTGTTTTGGAGGAACACAGCGCTTACCGAGAGCTATTGGATTGTACAAAGCAAGAGAAATGATATTCTCAGGTGAATTTTACTCAGCAGAAGCCTGTAAAGAACTAGGTTTTGTAAACCGTGTGATTGCTCCTGAAGAATTATTGAATGAAGCTCACAAATTAGCTCAAATAATAGCCTCAAGAGGTCCTGTAGCCGTAGCAAAAGCAAAACAATCACTGAACACAGGTACGGAATTACATATTACTGATGGCTTACGACAGGAAGCTGTTTTATTCGGAGAATTATTTGACACGAAGGATCACAACGAAGGTATCAGCGCATTTGTAGAAAAAAGAAACCCTGATTTTAAAGGAGAATAA
- a CDS encoding molybdopterin molybdotransferase MoeA, producing the protein MEMISVQQAEEIIFSQIKNFGTEEISYENALGRVLAENITADRDLPPFDRPTVDGIAISFKAYEKGTRAFTIKAVQAAGETPIPVDNENECLEIMTGAALHSSMDTVIRYEDISIDHTIAKINIDIKKGQNIHVKGRDKKANEILVKAGEIITPAILGIAVSVGKTIVSVKKLPKVVIISTGDEMVPPETTPTFFQLRRSNGITIQSVLEKYKIKADLLHWNDDFEFIKKELSQCIEVYDILIMSGGVSMGKFDYLPKACEELGVEKLFHKIKQRPGKPFWFGKSQNEKLIFAFPGNPVSVFMCLHRYFIPWLERSLEISTTNQYAVLQNNLEVPFPLQYFAQVKLSINQSGQLIAESINTNGSGDFSHLAETHAFMELPLEKTEFKKGEVYKIWKYNF; encoded by the coding sequence ATGGAAATGATCAGCGTACAACAGGCAGAGGAAATCATATTTTCTCAGATAAAAAACTTTGGAACGGAAGAAATATCCTATGAAAATGCATTGGGAAGAGTTTTAGCGGAAAATATTACCGCAGACCGTGACCTGCCTCCTTTTGACAGGCCAACAGTAGACGGAATTGCCATCAGTTTTAAAGCATACGAAAAAGGAACCAGAGCTTTTACCATCAAAGCTGTACAGGCCGCCGGAGAAACTCCCATTCCTGTAGACAATGAAAACGAATGCCTTGAAATAATGACGGGTGCAGCCCTTCATTCTTCAATGGACACCGTTATCCGTTATGAAGATATTTCAATTGACCATACAATTGCAAAGATTAATATTGACATCAAAAAAGGGCAGAATATCCATGTAAAAGGAAGAGATAAAAAAGCCAATGAAATACTGGTAAAAGCAGGTGAAATTATTACGCCTGCCATTCTTGGAATTGCCGTATCTGTTGGAAAAACAATTGTATCCGTGAAAAAGCTTCCCAAAGTGGTTATTATTTCCACCGGAGACGAAATGGTTCCTCCCGAAACTACTCCTACATTTTTCCAACTAAGACGTTCCAACGGAATTACCATACAATCTGTTTTAGAAAAATATAAAATCAAAGCAGATTTATTGCATTGGAATGATGATTTTGAATTCATTAAAAAAGAACTTTCCCAATGCATTGAAGTGTACGATATTCTGATCATGAGCGGCGGAGTTTCTATGGGAAAATTTGATTATCTCCCGAAAGCCTGTGAAGAACTTGGGGTAGAAAAACTCTTTCACAAAATAAAACAAAGACCCGGAAAGCCCTTCTGGTTTGGAAAAAGCCAAAATGAAAAATTAATTTTCGCCTTTCCCGGAAATCCTGTTTCCGTATTTATGTGTCTGCACCGGTATTTTATTCCTTGGCTGGAAAGATCTTTGGAAATTTCTACTACAAATCAGTATGCTGTTTTGCAGAACAATTTAGAGGTTCCTTTTCCGCTGCAGTATTTTGCTCAGGTAAAACTCAGCATCAATCAATCAGGACAATTAATAGCAGAGTCAATAAATACCAACGGTTCCGGAGATTTTTCCCATCTTGCAGAAACCCATGCCTTCATGGAACTTCCCCTGGAAAAAACCGAATTTAAAAAAGGCGAAGTCTATAAAATCTGGAAATATAATTTTTAA
- the moaC gene encoding cyclic pyranopterin monophosphate synthase MoaC gives MTDFSHLNKKEQPGMVNVGGKKITHRKAVARAIVSLPENILATLRKDDFKTKKGSVFQTAIIAGIMAAKKTGDLIPLCHPIGMDNCEIDIEINAQNEVEIYCTAEVVAKTGIEMEALTGASVAALTIYDMCKAMSHDITVKEIKLIEKTGGKNDFKRD, from the coding sequence ATGACAGACTTTTCACATCTAAATAAAAAAGAACAGCCGGGTATGGTAAATGTAGGCGGAAAAAAAATTACGCACCGTAAAGCTGTTGCCAGAGCGATAGTTTCGCTGCCGGAAAATATTCTTGCCACGCTCCGGAAAGATGATTTTAAAACGAAAAAGGGATCCGTATTTCAAACAGCAATCATTGCCGGAATAATGGCTGCAAAAAAGACAGGTGATCTTATCCCGCTTTGTCACCCGATTGGTATGGATAACTGCGAAATAGATATTGAAATTAATGCTCAAAACGAAGTGGAAATCTATTGTACTGCTGAAGTGGTGGCTAAAACAGGGATTGAAATGGAAGCACTTACAGGAGCCTCCGTTGCAGCCCTTACAATTTATGATATGTGTAAGGCCATGAGCCACGACATTACAGTAAAAGAAATAAAGCTAATTGAAAAAACAGGAGGAAAAAATGATTTCAAAAGAGACTGA